One part of the Arabidopsis thaliana chromosome 1 sequence genome encodes these proteins:
- a CDS encoding SET domain-containing protein produces MEIRAAEDIEIRTDLFPPLSPLASSLYDSFLSSHCSSCFSLLPPSPPQPLYCSAACSLTDSFTNSPQFPPEITPILPSDIRTSLHLLNSTAVDTSSSPHRLNNLLTNHHLLMADPSISVAIHHAANFIATVIRSNRKNTELEEAAICAVLTNAVEVHDSNGLALGIALYNSSFSWINHSCSPNSCYRFVNNRTSYHDVHVTNTETSSNLELQEQVCGTSLNSGNGNGPKLIVRSIKRIKSGEEITVSYIDLLQPTGLRQSDLWSKYRFMCNCGRCAASPPAYVDSILEGVLTLESEKTTVGHFDGSTNKDEAVGKMNDYIQEAIDDFLSDNIDPKTCCEMIESVLHHGIQFKEDSQPHCLRLHACHYVALNAYITLATAYRIRSIDSETGIVCDMSRISAAYSLFLAGVSHHLFCAERSFAISAAKFWKNAGELLFDLAPKLLMELSVESDVKCTKCLMLETSNSHRDIKEKSRQILSCVRDISQVTWSFLTRGCPYLEKFRSPVDFSLTRTNGEREESSKDQTQLKVIIKEEEATEGQVGIIIPFEKLESLPLSHLPDLKASTTGMLYHFHD; encoded by the exons ATGGAGATACGCGCGGCGGAGGATATCGAAATCCGCACAGATCTATTTCCGCCACTCTCTCCACTCGCTTCCTCTCTCTACGACTCATTCCTCTCCTCTCACTGCTCCTCCTGCTTCTCCCTTCTCCCCCCATCTCCGCCGCAACCTCTCTACTGCTCCGCCGCATGCTCCCTCACCGATTCATTCACCAATTCCCCTCAATTCCCACCGGAGATAACACCAATCCTCCCCTCCGACATCCGTACATCTCTCCATCTCCTCAATTCCACCGCCGTCGACACTTCCTCATCTCCCCACCGTCTTAACAACCTTCTCACTAATCACCACCTCCTCATGGCTGATCCTTCCATCTCCGTCGCTATTCACCACGCCGCCAACTTCATAGCCACCGTTATTAGATCAAACCGGAAAAACACAGAGTTGGAAGAAGCAGCTATATGTGCTGTGCTAACAAACGCCGTTGAGGTGCACGATAGCAACGGACTAGCTCTTGGAATCGCTCTCTATAATTCAAGCTTCTCTTGGATTAACCATAGCTGCTCTCCAAACTCTTGTTACCGTTTCGTCAACAACAGGACGTCGTATCATGATGTTCATGTCACCAACACAGAAACATCGTCAAACTTAGAATTGCAGGAACAAGTTTGTGGTACTAGTTTGAACAGTGGTAATGGAAATGGACCAAAGTTGATTGTTAGAAGTATCAAGAGGATTAAGAGTGGTGAAGAGATCACTGTATCTTATATTGACTTACTTCAACCCACG GGATTGAGACAGTCAGATTTGTGGTCGAAATATCGATTTATGTGTAACTGTGGACGATGTGCAGCTTCACCTCCAGCTTATGTGGactctattttagag GGAGTTCTTACGTTGGAGAGTGAAAAGACAACCGTTGGTCACTTTGATGGAAGTACTAACAAAGATGAAGCAGTGGGAAAGATGAATGATTATATCCAAGAAGCTATAGATGATTTTTTATCGGACAATATCGATCCTAAAACATGTTGTGAGATGATTGAGAGTGTTCTGCATCACGGCATCCAGTTCAAGGAAGACTCACAGCCTCATTGTCTGCGGTTACATGCGTGTCACTACGTTGCTCTGAATGCGTACATTACTCTAGCTACTGCTTACAGAATCCGTTCGATTGATTCTGAAACTGGCATTGTTTGTGACATGAGCAGGATAAGTGCAGCCTACTCTTTATTCCTTGCTGGTGTTTCTCACCATCTCTTTTGTGCGGAACGTTCTTTTGCTATATCTGCAGCAAAATTCTGGAAAAATGCTGGAgaattattgtttgatttggcCCCGAAGCTTTTGATGGAATTATCTGTAGAATCTGATGTCAAATGCACGAAATGTCTTATGCTTGAAACCTCTAATTCACACAGAGATATCAAAGAAAAGTCTAGGCAGATTCTGAGTTGTGTCAGAGACATCTCACAAGTCACATGGAGTTTCCTCACTCGCGGTTGCCCTTACCTGGAAAAGTTTAGGAGTCCAGTTGATTTCAGCTTGACTAGGACCAATGGCGAGAGAGAAGAATCGAGTAAGGATCAAACG CAACTAAAGGTTATaatcaaggaagaagaagctactGAAGGGCAGGTAGGTATTATCATCCCATTTGAGAAACTAGAGAGCTTACCCCTTAGCCATCTACCTGATCTGAAAGCATCTACTACTGGAATGTTGTaccattttcatgattga
- a CDS encoding SET domain-containing protein (SET domain-containing protein; CONTAINS InterPro DOMAIN/s: SET domain (InterPro:IPR001214); Has 35333 Blast hits to 34131 proteins in 2444 species: Archae - 798; Bacteria - 22429; Metazoa - 974; Fungi - 991; Plants - 531; Viruses - 0; Other Eukaryotes - 9610 (source: NCBI BLink).) → MEIRAAEDIEIRTDLFPPLSPLASSLYDSFLSSHCSSCFSLLPPSPPQPLYCSAACSLTDSFTNSPQFPPEITPILPSDIRTSLHLLNSTAVDTSSSPHRLNNLLTNHHLLMADPSISVAIHHAANFIATVIRSNRKNTELEEAAICAVLTNAVEVHDSNGLALGIALYNSSFSWINHSCSPNSCYRFVNNRTSYHDVHVTNTETSSNLELQEQVCGTSLNSGNGNGPKLIVRSIKRIKSGEEITVSYIDLLQPTGLRQSDLWSKYRFMCNCGRCAASPPAYVDSILEGVLTLESEKTTVGHFDGSTNKDEAVGKMNDYIQEAIDDFLSDNIDPKTCCEMIESVLHHGIQFKEDSQPHCLRLHACHYVALNAYITLATAYRIRSIDSETGIVCDMSRISAAYSLFLAGVSHHLFCAERSFAISAAKFWKNAGELLFDLAPKLLMELSVESDVKCTKCLMLETSNSHRDIKEKSRQILSCVRDISQVTWSFLTRGCPYLEKFRSPVDFSLTRTNGEREESSKDQTVNVLLLSSHCLLYADLLTDLCYGQKSHLVSRFRL, encoded by the exons ATGGAGATACGCGCGGCGGAGGATATCGAAATCCGCACAGATCTATTTCCGCCACTCTCTCCACTCGCTTCCTCTCTCTACGACTCATTCCTCTCCTCTCACTGCTCCTCCTGCTTCTCCCTTCTCCCCCCATCTCCGCCGCAACCTCTCTACTGCTCCGCCGCATGCTCCCTCACCGATTCATTCACCAATTCCCCTCAATTCCCACCGGAGATAACACCAATCCTCCCCTCCGACATCCGTACATCTCTCCATCTCCTCAATTCCACCGCCGTCGACACTTCCTCATCTCCCCACCGTCTTAACAACCTTCTCACTAATCACCACCTCCTCATGGCTGATCCTTCCATCTCCGTCGCTATTCACCACGCCGCCAACTTCATAGCCACCGTTATTAGATCAAACCGGAAAAACACAGAGTTGGAAGAAGCAGCTATATGTGCTGTGCTAACAAACGCCGTTGAGGTGCACGATAGCAACGGACTAGCTCTTGGAATCGCTCTCTATAATTCAAGCTTCTCTTGGATTAACCATAGCTGCTCTCCAAACTCTTGTTACCGTTTCGTCAACAACAGGACGTCGTATCATGATGTTCATGTCACCAACACAGAAACATCGTCAAACTTAGAATTGCAGGAACAAGTTTGTGGTACTAGTTTGAACAGTGGTAATGGAAATGGACCAAAGTTGATTGTTAGAAGTATCAAGAGGATTAAGAGTGGTGAAGAGATCACTGTATCTTATATTGACTTACTTCAACCCACG GGATTGAGACAGTCAGATTTGTGGTCGAAATATCGATTTATGTGTAACTGTGGACGATGTGCAGCTTCACCTCCAGCTTATGTGGactctattttagag GGAGTTCTTACGTTGGAGAGTGAAAAGACAACCGTTGGTCACTTTGATGGAAGTACTAACAAAGATGAAGCAGTGGGAAAGATGAATGATTATATCCAAGAAGCTATAGATGATTTTTTATCGGACAATATCGATCCTAAAACATGTTGTGAGATGATTGAGAGTGTTCTGCATCACGGCATCCAGTTCAAGGAAGACTCACAGCCTCATTGTCTGCGGTTACATGCGTGTCACTACGTTGCTCTGAATGCGTACATTACTCTAGCTACTGCTTACAGAATCCGTTCGATTGATTCTGAAACTGGCATTGTTTGTGACATGAGCAGGATAAGTGCAGCCTACTCTTTATTCCTTGCTGGTGTTTCTCACCATCTCTTTTGTGCGGAACGTTCTTTTGCTATATCTGCAGCAAAATTCTGGAAAAATGCTGGAgaattattgtttgatttggcCCCGAAGCTTTTGATGGAATTATCTGTAGAATCTGATGTCAAATGCACGAAATGTCTTATGCTTGAAACCTCTAATTCACACAGAGATATCAAAGAAAAGTCTAGGCAGATTCTGAGTTGTGTCAGAGACATCTCACAAGTCACATGGAGTTTCCTCACTCGCGGTTGCCCTTACCTGGAAAAGTTTAGGAGTCCAGTTGATTTCAGCTTGACTAGGACCAATGGCGAGAGAGAAGAATCGAGTAAGGATCAAACGGTAAACGTACTTTTACTCTCTTCTCACTGCTTACTATACGCAGACCTTCTGACTGATTTATGTTACGGTCAGAAATCACATTTGGTGTCTCGATTCCGATTGTGA